The Brevibacillus brevis genome contains a region encoding:
- a CDS encoding NupC/NupG family nucleoside CNT transporter, with product MNYIIPIVGLLIVIGLALLGSNGRKKVKYKPIFVMIALQFLLAFLLLHTKFGFIFVSAISKSFEKLLAFAAEGINFVFGNLANDGQMSFFLGVLLPIVFISVLIGILRHFKILPIVMKAIGFVLSKINGMGKLESYNAVASAIVGQNEVFITVKKQLGSLPEHRLYTLCASAMSTVSMSIVGAYMTMIEPKYVVTALFLNLFGGFIIASIINPYTVNEEEDLLEIQSNEKQSFFEMLVEYIMDGFKVAVVVGAMLLGFVALIAAVNSLFGMIFGWTFQEMLGFVFAPFAILMGIPFAEAMTAGSIMATKLVTNEFVAMIELGKVVSELSPRTVGILSVFLVSFANFSSIGIIAGAVKGLNEKQSNVVARFGLKLLFGATLVSLLSGVVVSFVL from the coding sequence ATGAATTACATCATTCCCATCGTTGGCTTACTCATCGTGATCGGGTTAGCATTGTTAGGGAGCAATGGACGTAAAAAGGTCAAATACAAACCGATCTTCGTCATGATTGCTCTGCAATTTTTGCTTGCCTTTCTTCTTTTGCATACCAAGTTTGGGTTTATATTCGTTTCAGCCATTTCCAAATCGTTTGAAAAACTTCTTGCCTTTGCTGCGGAAGGGATCAATTTCGTTTTTGGCAATCTGGCAAACGACGGACAAATGTCCTTTTTCCTTGGAGTATTGCTCCCCATCGTCTTCATTTCCGTCCTGATCGGTATTTTGCGTCACTTCAAGATTTTGCCAATTGTGATGAAAGCAATTGGCTTTGTCCTAAGCAAAATTAACGGCATGGGTAAGCTGGAGTCTTACAACGCTGTCGCTTCCGCTATTGTCGGCCAAAATGAAGTCTTCATCACTGTGAAAAAACAGCTCGGTTCGTTGCCAGAGCACCGTCTGTATACGCTATGCGCGTCAGCCATGTCGACTGTTTCGATGTCGATTGTCGGTGCATACATGACGATGATTGAGCCAAAATACGTCGTCACAGCACTGTTCCTGAATCTGTTTGGCGGCTTTATTATCGCTTCCATCATCAACCCTTATACAGTGAACGAAGAAGAAGATTTACTGGAGATTCAAAGCAATGAGAAGCAGTCCTTTTTCGAAATGCTCGTCGAGTACATCATGGACGGCTTCAAGGTTGCCGTAGTCGTGGGCGCAATGCTGCTCGGTTTTGTTGCCTTGATCGCAGCTGTGAACAGCTTGTTCGGCATGATTTTCGGCTGGACGTTCCAAGAAATGCTCGGCTTCGTCTTCGCTCCTTTTGCCATCTTGATGGGCATTCCTTTTGCGGAGGCGATGACGGCTGGCAGTATCATGGCGACGAAGCTCGTAACGAACGAGTTTGTGGCGATGATCGAGCTGGGCAAAGTCGTATCTGAACTAAGCCCACGTACAGTAGGAATTCTCTCTGTCTTCCTCGTTTCGTTCGCGAACTTCTCCTCTATCGGCATCATCGCTGGTGCGGTGAAAGGTCTGAATGAGAAACAATCCAATGTGGTCGCTCGCTTTGGGTTGAAGCTGCTGTTCGGTGCCACGCTGGTTAGTCTTTTGTCTGGTGTCGTCGTCAGCTTCGTCCTGTAA
- a CDS encoding TetR/AcrR family transcriptional regulator: MTDSFIAEARREQIVLACIDTLEEVGYHNLSLTKVAKKARISTGLISYHFRDKLDLMNHTLLFLIAKQLDFIRGNVVLSHSATKQLEAFIEAHLTYQETHYKHTIALIEIVFNARNENGVPYYRMEDEPEEDGLRKMVVDILKEGQQNGEFTPSFQTEIVASFIIGAIEERMLKPNSSIPMEQYAVELVKMVMKLIV, encoded by the coding sequence ATGACTGATTCTTTTATTGCCGAGGCTAGAAGAGAGCAAATTGTTCTTGCTTGTATTGATACATTGGAAGAGGTTGGCTATCACAATTTAAGCTTAACGAAGGTAGCAAAAAAAGCCAGGATTAGCACAGGGCTTATTTCTTATCATTTTCGTGACAAGCTTGATCTTATGAATCATACCTTACTGTTTTTGATAGCGAAGCAACTTGATTTTATTCGTGGGAACGTTGTGTTATCACATTCTGCAACGAAACAACTGGAAGCTTTTATAGAGGCACATCTGACTTATCAAGAAACCCATTATAAACATACAATTGCCTTGATTGAGATTGTTTTTAATGCTCGGAATGAAAATGGGGTGCCATATTACAGAATGGAAGACGAACCTGAAGAGGACGGACTTAGAAAGATGGTAGTGGATATTCTCAAGGAAGGCCAACAGAATGGGGAATTTACTCCATCCTTTCAAACAGAAATAGTAGCATCCTTTATTATCGGGGCGATCGAAGAAAGAATGCTTAAGCCGAATTCATCTATACCCATGGAGCAATACGCCGTTGAGCTCGTAAAAATGGTGATGAAGCTCATTGTCTAA
- a CDS encoding molybdopterin-containing oxidoreductase family protein codes for MTYTTQENGVFPAVCSLDCPDQCGLLLHKKEGKIIKIEGDPNHPVTKGNICNKVRNMTERIYDPKRLTHPLKRTGKKGSGEFVRISWEEAIATITERWRALIDSDGPESILPYSFYGNMGRINVEGMDRRFFHRMGASQLDRTICNSAGAVGYSYTMGGAFGTDPEDTVHSKLFIMWGINTVSTNMHQVVFAEQARKNGAKIIVIDVHKNQTGRWADWFIPILPGTDTALALGIMHVLFAENLVDSAFMEKYTVGHEELREHVRTYDPATVSAITGVPVDDIYKLARMYGTTSPSFIRIGNGIQHHDNGGMCVRTIACLPALTGQWLVKGGGANKGNKGFLEHNKLAVQRPDLLANKQTRVINMNELGKALLDTEPPVKSLFVYTSNPAIVAPEGNKVRQGLAREDLFTVVHDLFLTETALYADIVLPATSSYENTDFYTSYWHHYIQLQQPVIAPFGESKSNTEVFRLLAAAMGYDEPVFQDSDAEMVRQALEGHGNPHLEGITYETLVEKQYAKANREPFFLEHLPTPSGKIELYSQAMAKRGLPPLPTYTPLVNDGDFPYLFVPGPNHNYLNSTFSNNEKHKKMEKIPRLHMNVADASASGISDGDTVRIWNKRGECELVVSIGENVLPGVVVSQGLWADAPHSKHYVNALTPDRIADMGGGATFFSGRVDVEKVIR; via the coding sequence ATGACTTATACCACGCAGGAAAACGGTGTTTTTCCAGCAGTCTGTTCACTTGACTGCCCGGACCAATGTGGATTGCTCCTTCATAAAAAAGAGGGGAAAATCATCAAAATTGAAGGGGACCCCAACCATCCGGTGACGAAGGGAAATATTTGCAACAAAGTCCGAAACATGACAGAACGCATTTACGATCCCAAGCGACTCACGCATCCGCTGAAACGCACTGGCAAAAAAGGAAGCGGGGAATTTGTCCGAATCAGTTGGGAGGAAGCGATTGCGACCATTACCGAACGCTGGCGTGCCTTAATCGACTCAGACGGTCCCGAGAGCATTTTGCCTTACAGCTTTTACGGAAACATGGGGCGGATCAATGTCGAAGGGATGGATCGCCGTTTTTTCCATCGTATGGGGGCCAGTCAACTTGACCGGACGATTTGCAACAGTGCAGGGGCTGTAGGGTACAGCTACACGATGGGCGGAGCCTTTGGAACAGATCCGGAAGACACCGTTCATTCCAAGCTGTTCATCATGTGGGGGATCAATACGGTTAGCACCAACATGCATCAAGTGGTGTTTGCAGAACAGGCTCGAAAAAACGGGGCGAAGATCATCGTGATTGATGTCCATAAAAATCAGACAGGTCGATGGGCTGATTGGTTTATCCCGATTTTACCCGGAACAGATACGGCTTTGGCTTTGGGCATCATGCATGTGCTTTTTGCAGAAAACTTGGTGGATTCAGCCTTTATGGAAAAGTATACGGTCGGACATGAAGAGCTCAGGGAGCATGTACGTACCTACGATCCTGCTACCGTATCAGCCATAACGGGTGTCCCTGTCGACGATATTTACAAATTGGCGAGAATGTATGGCACCACTTCCCCGTCCTTTATTCGCATCGGAAACGGCATTCAGCATCACGACAATGGTGGAATGTGTGTAAGAACGATTGCTTGTCTTCCGGCCCTGACAGGGCAGTGGCTCGTCAAAGGTGGCGGGGCCAATAAAGGGAATAAAGGCTTTCTGGAGCACAACAAGCTTGCCGTGCAGCGACCAGATTTGCTGGCCAATAAACAGACGAGAGTCATCAACATGAATGAACTTGGAAAAGCGTTGCTCGATACAGAACCGCCGGTGAAGTCGCTATTCGTCTATACGAGCAATCCAGCCATTGTCGCACCGGAAGGAAACAAAGTACGGCAAGGCTTGGCGAGAGAGGACCTGTTCACGGTCGTGCATGACTTGTTTTTGACAGAGACGGCTCTCTATGCCGATATCGTTTTGCCAGCGACGTCTTCTTATGAAAATACGGATTTTTACACGTCGTATTGGCATCATTACATTCAGCTTCAGCAACCGGTGATCGCCCCATTTGGAGAGAGCAAATCCAACACGGAGGTTTTCCGCTTGCTGGCTGCTGCGATGGGATATGACGAACCTGTTTTTCAAGACAGTGATGCAGAGATGGTAAGACAGGCGTTGGAGGGACACGGCAATCCTCATCTGGAAGGAATCACGTATGAAACTTTGGTCGAAAAACAATATGCCAAAGCAAATAGGGAACCTTTCTTTTTGGAACACCTTCCAACCCCAAGTGGCAAAATTGAGCTTTACTCGCAAGCAATGGCAAAACGAGGGTTGCCCCCATTACCGACGTACACGCCATTGGTGAATGATGGGGATTTCCCGTATTTATTTGTCCCGGGGCCCAATCACAATTATTTGAACTCCACGTTCTCGAATAATGAGAAGCATAAGAAAATGGAGAAAATACCTCGTTTGCATATGAATGTGGCAGATGCGTCTGCATCAGGCATAAGTGACGGAGATACGGTCCGCATATGGAATAAGCGGGGAGAATGCGAGCTGGTTGTATCGATAGGAGAAAATGTTTTACCGGGAGTGGTGGTCAGTCAAGGCTTGTGGGCTGATGCTCCTCACTCAAAGCATTATGTAAATGCGCTGACCCCGGATCGCATCGCGGACATGGGGGGAGGAGCTACCTTTTTTTCCGGACGTGTCGATGTGGAGAAGGTCATACGATAA
- a CDS encoding LytS/YhcK type 5TM receptor domain-containing protein produces the protein MDNLTLLLIERMGILLTLAFILTRTPLFRQLLDRELHVGTSIAFSVMFGLFGIAGTYAGVVVQGESYLPAFWIFRLSNDEIIANSTLVGVVIGGLLGGPLVGLGAGVIAGLHVFQLGGFAAASMGLSIPITGLLAGYVARFFSQERVISPSKAMFIGMFAPIIQMSLLLIMAAPPELARTMVNVIGIPMVLTNSVSIAIFTTMIRVALQEAERSAAIEAERSFTIAERILPHLKRGLTPQTAQSAALVLQKETKAAAVAVTDRERLLAHVGVGADHHHPGEALHSELDKRALYSGGIDKGLTRESIGCKRKSCSLHAAILVPIKEGDSVVGLIKLYYRRPQQIGKVQEALAKGLGNLISNQLTLSLTEQMKGLMKDAELRMLQAQIHPHFLFNTLNSIVTLIRIDPQLARHMTIQLGVFMRFNLKLTASPLVTVRQELDHLHAYLEIIKIRFSEQFVVRTSIDTGVEEALIPPGTLQPLFENCIQHGVRDITNGGEIVLHVKRENLHVVFQIEDNGQGFPDNLLPVLGKVPMESKEGNGIGIHNVNQRLISLCGQDAQLHFANKEEGGSSITFTIPITKEVSA, from the coding sequence GTGGACAATCTCACGTTATTGCTCATTGAAAGAATGGGCATTCTTTTGACGCTGGCATTTATTTTGACAAGAACACCGTTGTTTCGCCAGCTTTTAGACCGCGAATTGCACGTAGGGACGTCAATCGCATTTTCCGTGATGTTCGGGTTGTTTGGGATTGCAGGTACATATGCAGGCGTGGTCGTGCAAGGGGAGAGCTATCTTCCTGCGTTTTGGATTTTTCGTTTGTCGAATGACGAAATTATCGCCAATTCTACGTTGGTAGGGGTCGTTATTGGAGGTTTGCTCGGAGGGCCTCTCGTTGGCCTGGGGGCAGGTGTCATTGCTGGGCTTCATGTCTTCCAATTGGGAGGATTCGCCGCAGCATCGATGGGCTTGTCGATCCCGATCACGGGGTTGCTGGCAGGATACGTAGCGCGTTTTTTCTCACAGGAGCGGGTTATTTCTCCGTCCAAAGCCATGTTCATCGGCATGTTCGCGCCCATTATTCAGATGTCGCTTTTATTGATCATGGCAGCTCCGCCCGAGCTGGCGCGAACCATGGTCAACGTGATTGGGATTCCCATGGTGCTGACGAACAGTGTTTCGATTGCCATTTTTACGACGATGATACGGGTTGCCTTGCAAGAGGCAGAACGTTCGGCAGCCATTGAGGCGGAGCGTTCCTTTACGATAGCGGAAAGAATTTTGCCTCACCTGAAAAGGGGGCTTACACCGCAAACGGCTCAGTCAGCAGCCCTCGTCTTGCAAAAAGAAACGAAAGCAGCAGCTGTCGCGGTAACCGATCGAGAACGGCTTCTTGCGCACGTGGGAGTGGGGGCAGATCATCATCATCCGGGAGAAGCGCTCCATAGTGAGCTCGATAAGCGGGCCCTGTATAGCGGTGGAATCGACAAGGGATTGACGCGAGAGAGCATCGGGTGCAAGCGCAAAAGTTGTAGCCTGCATGCAGCGATTCTCGTGCCGATTAAAGAAGGGGACAGCGTCGTCGGTCTGATCAAACTCTATTATCGGAGGCCGCAACAAATAGGAAAAGTACAGGAAGCACTAGCAAAAGGACTTGGCAACCTGATCTCCAATCAATTGACCCTATCGCTCACGGAGCAAATGAAAGGGTTAATGAAGGATGCAGAGTTGCGAATGCTGCAGGCACAGATTCATCCTCACTTTTTGTTCAACACGTTGAATTCCATTGTGACCTTGATACGAATTGATCCGCAGCTAGCCCGGCATATGACCATTCAGCTTGGCGTGTTCATGCGATTCAACCTGAAGCTCACAGCGAGTCCGCTTGTCACCGTGAGACAGGAGTTGGATCACCTGCATGCTTATTTGGAAATTATCAAAATCAGATTTTCCGAGCAATTCGTCGTTCGCACCAGCATTGATACGGGTGTTGAGGAAGCCCTTATTCCTCCTGGCACGTTGCAGCCGTTATTTGAGAATTGCATTCAGCATGGTGTTCGCGACATCACGAACGGCGGTGAGATCGTCCTCCATGTGAAACGAGAGAATCTGCACGTTGTTTTTCAAATCGAAGATAATGGCCAAGGCTTTCCCGACAACTTGCTGCCAGTTCTGGGAAAGGTGCCTATGGAGAGTAAGGAGGGCAACGGAATTGGCATTCATAATGTCAACCAACGTCTGATCAGCTTGTGCGGACAAGATGCCCAACTTCATTTTGCCAATAAAGAAGAAGGCGGCAGTTCGATTACCTTTACCATTCCCATTACAAAAGAGGTGAGTGCCTGA
- a CDS encoding DL-endopeptidase inhibitor IseA family protein, which translates to MKSLDELQRLKQLITSAEHVWTQIANSPRGKPVYTVNGVDYTPLPEKYNTKRKISRIFRRYWGKQLTEVMIRNLHLRMLKGKLCVPYRDIPPFPATVLSLQIKVNLPDHRTVAAILSGGGKKTRVDYRLIRVGATKTFTIMKRSGEQFDLRYQSLPTIPLNPKAQPVRRTKKRKKTRK; encoded by the coding sequence GTGAAATCCTTGGATGAGTTGCAGAGGCTCAAGCAGTTAATCACTTCAGCAGAGCATGTCTGGACTCAGATCGCGAATTCGCCGAGAGGAAAGCCTGTGTATACCGTAAACGGTGTGGATTACACGCCATTGCCCGAAAAATACAACACCAAACGAAAAATCTCCCGTATTTTCCGTCGGTATTGGGGAAAGCAATTGACGGAAGTGATGATTCGGAATCTCCATTTACGGATGCTAAAAGGTAAGCTCTGTGTTCCTTATCGTGATATCCCACCTTTTCCTGCAACCGTGCTGTCGTTGCAGATAAAAGTGAATCTGCCGGATCATCGGACCGTGGCTGCGATACTGAGCGGGGGAGGGAAAAAAACACGAGTCGACTACCGTTTGATCCGAGTAGGCGCAACCAAAACGTTCACGATCATGAAACGCTCAGGCGAGCAGTTTGATCTGAGATATCAATCTCTTCCCACCATTCCCCTCAACCCGAAGGCACAACCCGTACGTAGAACCAAGAAACGGAAAAAGACCAGAAAGTAA
- a CDS encoding alpha/beta fold hydrolase: MSDIGINETSQKLDIGGVRLCFKYFGEISDFPTVVFDSGYGCTLNYWSSIGGDISKHTRMFIYDRAGIGESESDERPRHSQQIIENLRSLLQKANVSPPYVLVGHSFGGLNVRLYASTFPEEVAGVILLDPCHEDQNKVMVPLFSEEIQAAYYSQFVLEGSIQEMEESFEQARNSKSLGNKPLIVVSGTLQSHHNPESMAAWVHLHKELTKLSTRSKHIIVENAGHAIHIDQPDVVVDIIKDMLLSCKAQNN, encoded by the coding sequence ATGAGTGACATTGGAATAAATGAAACGAGTCAAAAGCTCGACATCGGTGGAGTTAGACTATGTTTTAAATATTTTGGTGAAATAAGTGATTTTCCGACGGTGGTTTTTGATTCTGGTTATGGGTGTACATTGAACTACTGGAGTTCGATTGGCGGTGACATTTCAAAGCATACTAGGATGTTCATTTATGACCGAGCAGGTATAGGGGAAAGTGAAAGTGATGAAAGACCTCGTCATAGTCAGCAAATCATCGAGAATCTTAGAAGCTTGCTTCAAAAAGCAAACGTGTCCCCCCCTTACGTTTTGGTCGGGCACTCTTTTGGGGGATTGAATGTCCGACTATATGCAAGTACATTCCCAGAAGAGGTTGCCGGAGTGATTTTATTAGATCCATGTCATGAAGATCAAAATAAAGTCATGGTTCCATTGTTCTCTGAAGAAATTCAGGCAGCGTACTATAGTCAGTTTGTTCTTGAAGGTTCTATTCAAGAGATGGAAGAAAGCTTTGAACAAGCTCGAAATTCTAAATCACTTGGCAACAAGCCACTCATTGTCGTATCGGGTACATTACAATCTCATCATAATCCTGAATCTATGGCTGCTTGGGTCCACTTACATAAAGAGCTTACGAAATTATCAACCCGCAGCAAACATATCATCGTTGAAAATGCTGGACATGCCATTCATATTGATCAGCCAGATGTTGTCGTAGATATCATTAAGGACATGCTGCTTTCGTGTAAAGCTCAGAATAATTAA
- the asnB gene encoding asparagine synthase (glutamine-hydrolyzing) → MCGIVGWIDWEKDLSGERNVLQKMTQCLKDRGPDAEGFWLTPRAALGHRRLVVVDPAGGQQPMSALKNEHACTMIYNGELYNTEDLRAELLACGHTFQSHSDTEVLLHTYLEWGPDCLSKLNGIFAFAIWDEREQRLFVGRDRMGVKPLFYAQRGSSFLLASELKALLAHPEVKPELSREGLAEVFGISPARTPGHGVFHNVHEVRPGSYLLVTRDSVKQKRYWQLESHPHTDDLETTAERVRELVTDSIERQLVADVPVSTLLSGGLDSSIITAVAADHFQKTGRGTLHSYSIDYVDNRKHFKASAFQPNEDEPYVQLVTKFLGTQHHTIEFDTDDLIASLKTATLARDLPGMADVDASLYLFCREIKKETTVVLSGECADEVFGGYPWFHREELLNAGTFPWSRATKERASWLSPDLREWVKPEEYVAMRYEESLDEVPHLPGEDPLEARRREMFYLNITWFMNTLLDRKDRMSMAASLEARVPFCDHRIVEYVWNIPWDMKTHGNREKGILRKAMEGILPDEVLYRKKSPYPKTHNPAYTEAVRSWLLDILNDPSSPLLQLVDVPTIRKIAESDAQASSIPFFGQLMSTPQLFAYLGQLDYWLREYRVSIRV, encoded by the coding sequence ATGTGTGGAATTGTAGGATGGATTGATTGGGAAAAGGACTTATCTGGTGAACGTAATGTGCTGCAAAAAATGACCCAATGCCTCAAGGATCGAGGCCCTGATGCAGAAGGCTTTTGGCTGACTCCGCGCGCGGCCCTCGGTCATCGCCGCCTTGTGGTCGTAGACCCTGCTGGTGGACAGCAGCCTATGTCGGCTCTCAAAAACGAACATGCCTGCACCATGATCTACAATGGTGAATTGTATAATACCGAGGATTTGCGAGCAGAACTGCTGGCCTGCGGACATACCTTTCAATCTCACTCGGATACGGAGGTGCTTTTGCACACGTATTTGGAGTGGGGGCCAGATTGTCTGTCAAAGTTAAACGGCATCTTTGCTTTTGCGATCTGGGACGAACGCGAACAAAGATTGTTTGTTGGTCGTGACCGTATGGGGGTTAAGCCGCTGTTTTATGCGCAAAGAGGCAGTTCTTTTCTGCTGGCCTCCGAGCTAAAAGCCTTGCTCGCTCACCCCGAAGTCAAACCAGAGCTCTCTCGTGAAGGCTTGGCGGAGGTTTTCGGGATCAGTCCCGCTCGCACGCCTGGCCATGGTGTTTTTCATAACGTACACGAGGTTCGGCCCGGCTCCTATCTGTTGGTGACGCGTGATAGCGTCAAGCAAAAACGCTACTGGCAGCTCGAAAGCCACCCACATACGGATGACCTAGAGACAACTGCAGAACGTGTCAGAGAGTTAGTCACGGATTCGATTGAACGCCAATTGGTTGCGGATGTTCCCGTTTCGACCCTATTGTCAGGCGGGTTAGACTCGAGCATTATAACAGCCGTAGCGGCAGATCATTTTCAAAAAACAGGCCGTGGAACCCTGCACAGCTACTCCATCGATTACGTCGACAACCGAAAGCATTTCAAGGCGAGTGCTTTTCAACCGAATGAGGATGAACCTTATGTGCAACTTGTTACAAAATTTCTCGGAACCCAGCACCACACGATTGAGTTCGACACAGACGATTTGATTGCATCCCTGAAAACAGCGACACTCGCCCGCGACTTGCCGGGGATGGCTGATGTGGATGCATCCCTTTACCTGTTTTGCCGCGAAATAAAAAAAGAGACGACCGTCGTCCTCTCTGGAGAATGCGCAGATGAAGTATTTGGCGGGTATCCGTGGTTTCATCGCGAGGAACTGCTGAATGCCGGAACGTTCCCTTGGTCGAGAGCTACGAAAGAGCGTGCCTCCTGGCTATCCCCTGATCTTCGCGAATGGGTCAAACCCGAGGAATACGTTGCCATGCGGTATGAGGAATCTCTCGATGAAGTCCCACATCTTCCAGGCGAAGATCCACTTGAAGCTCGCCGACGGGAAATGTTTTATTTGAATATAACGTGGTTCATGAACACGCTGTTGGATCGCAAGGACCGAATGAGTATGGCGGCCAGTCTGGAAGCGCGCGTCCCGTTCTGTGACCACCGCATCGTGGAATACGTCTGGAACATCCCATGGGATATGAAGACGCACGGGAATCGGGAAAAAGGAATTTTGCGAAAAGCTATGGAAGGAATCTTGCCGGATGAGGTTCTGTATCGCAAGAAAAGCCCGTACCCGAAAACACATAATCCCGCCTATACGGAAGCCGTTCGCTCTTGGCTGCTGGATATTTTAAACGACCCTTCCTCTCCACTGCTTCAACTGGTAGATGTTCCAACGATTCGAAAAATTGCCGAGTCAGATGCACAGGCTTCGAGCATTCCGTTTTTCGGTCAGCTCATGAGTACACCCCAGTTGTTCGCCTATCTCGGCCAGCTGGATTATTGGCTGCGGGAATACCGTGTTTCCATTCGTGTCTAA
- a CDS encoding DUF418 domain-containing protein, whose protein sequence is MSVLLHMITAETKKRAVSLDLARGAMLLLIALAHAPLYLYALEPGIVHRMESQNFFDQVVNLFGMFIIDNRARAMFAVLFGYGLVLAFNSQMAKGKREKDAVKAVRRRSWYLIVFGAVLVVIIGGQDILMAYGVAGLLVSWLLTREIKTLIRTFIVITVFYIIANPIMWGFTMESIGDYGFPPEVLATDTYLSTLLLSLTYFPFIPIFIHGMFPILPSVLLGMWIANYQLLTKPEQQIRTLTFITTIGLAVSILGALPLTFIGNIWNPSFFLAGFVYGFHILTGIAGGLAYAAFFGIIGARLKKVGPFLHSFMALGRRSLTFYVWNEAMLVLLFSPVALDLGGHVSNGMATLIAVGIWGVSLLLATLLEKHNLNGPLEIVMRRLVL, encoded by the coding sequence ATGTCCGTTTTACTTCATATGATAACGGCGGAGACAAAAAAACGTGCCGTTTCATTAGATCTGGCCAGAGGCGCTATGTTACTACTTATTGCACTCGCACATGCCCCGCTGTATCTGTACGCTTTGGAACCCGGGATCGTTCACAGAATGGAAAGTCAGAATTTCTTTGATCAAGTTGTCAATCTTTTTGGCATGTTCATCATTGATAACAGAGCAAGAGCGATGTTTGCCGTTTTATTCGGTTATGGTTTGGTACTGGCTTTTAATAGTCAAATGGCGAAAGGAAAAAGAGAAAAAGATGCTGTAAAGGCGGTCCGGAGGCGTTCCTGGTATTTGATAGTATTTGGAGCAGTTTTAGTGGTGATCATTGGCGGTCAAGATATTTTAATGGCCTATGGGGTAGCTGGTCTTCTCGTCAGTTGGCTGTTAACACGTGAAATAAAGACGCTGATCCGAACCTTTATTGTTATCACGGTATTCTATATCATCGCAAATCCGATAATGTGGGGCTTCACGATGGAATCCATCGGAGATTATGGGTTTCCTCCAGAGGTGTTAGCTACAGACACCTATCTTAGCACACTGCTACTTAGTTTGACTTATTTCCCGTTTATTCCTATTTTTATTCATGGCATGTTCCCGATTCTTCCTTCCGTTTTGCTGGGAATGTGGATTGCCAACTATCAATTATTAACCAAGCCGGAGCAACAGATACGAACGCTTACTTTCATAACAACTATCGGCTTAGCTGTTTCTATACTAGGAGCATTGCCTTTAACCTTTATAGGGAACATATGGAACCCGAGTTTTTTTCTCGCTGGTTTCGTGTACGGATTCCACATTTTAACCGGAATTGCTGGAGGATTAGCTTATGCGGCTTTCTTTGGAATCATCGGGGCAAGACTAAAAAAAGTAGGGCCTTTTCTCCATTCGTTCATGGCTTTAGGAAGGCGTTCCTTAACATTCTATGTATGGAATGAGGCAATGCTGGTTTTATTGTTTTCACCAGTAGCACTTGATTTAGGAGGACATGTTAGTAACGGAATGGCTACTTTGATTGCCGTTGGTATTTGGGGTGTGTCTCTCCTATTGGCCACACTTTTAGAAAAGCATAATCTGAACGGACCATTAGAAATCGTAATGAGACGATTGGTATTATAA